In a single window of the Natronosalvus caseinilyticus genome:
- a CDS encoding TrkH family potassium uptake protein, with the protein MRIRVDWRSSCSVTGTVLFWLAVPLAAPLALAALDGDETIPFVVAIACTVAIGTLLERLTDERDLGQREAFLMVALTWFGVALIGAIPFFLLGLGADPASAFSGRLEGPVNAMFESMSGLTTTGATVMSGWDFTNQPRSILLWRQILQWLGGLGILIVAIGLLSNLMVGGAQLMETETQTQTVTKLTPEIESTARLIWGLYVGLTVAAAAIFYAFHLLGLAPEMDLFNAISHALTSVSTAGFSPEPDSIGAFTPLVQWTMIPIMIVGATNFVLLYAVARGSYARPLESEEFRFYIGVIAVFGAIVSVLIGLAGDTVGYEATLRHGLFNVVSMVTTTGYASTNFDLWNPGAKHILFLGMFVGGMAGSTTCSIKSLRWLVILKGLARNLFLSVHPRAVRPVRLGDTVVDEDTINDIFAYVMLAILIFFLLTIFIVVDAARDGITVSEFEALGAAASIFLNIGPAFGLAGPFDNYAGFPLFTRFVMIFMMWIGRIEIIPVLVLLLPAYWRS; encoded by the coding sequence ATGAGGATCCGAGTCGACTGGCGCTCGAGCTGTAGCGTGACGGGAACCGTTCTCTTCTGGCTCGCCGTCCCGCTAGCCGCGCCGCTCGCGCTCGCGGCCCTCGACGGCGACGAGACGATTCCGTTCGTCGTCGCCATCGCCTGCACCGTCGCCATCGGCACGCTGCTCGAGCGCCTGACCGACGAGCGCGACCTCGGTCAGCGCGAGGCGTTCCTGATGGTCGCGTTGACGTGGTTCGGGGTCGCGCTGATCGGTGCGATCCCGTTCTTCCTGCTGGGACTGGGTGCCGACCCCGCCTCTGCCTTTTCTGGCCGACTCGAGGGACCGGTCAACGCGATGTTCGAGAGCATGAGTGGCCTGACCACAACGGGCGCAACGGTGATGAGCGGCTGGGACTTCACGAATCAGCCGCGATCGATCCTGCTCTGGCGACAGATCCTCCAGTGGCTCGGCGGGCTGGGAATCCTGATCGTCGCCATCGGCCTGCTCTCGAACCTGATGGTCGGGGGTGCGCAGCTGATGGAGACCGAGACCCAGACCCAGACGGTCACGAAGCTCACCCCCGAGATCGAGAGCACGGCACGGCTCATCTGGGGGCTCTACGTCGGGCTTACGGTTGCGGCGGCGGCGATCTTCTACGCGTTTCACCTTCTCGGACTGGCCCCGGAGATGGACCTCTTCAACGCGATTTCCCACGCACTGACGAGCGTCTCGACGGCCGGCTTCTCGCCCGAACCCGACAGCATCGGGGCGTTCACGCCGCTCGTCCAGTGGACGATGATCCCGATCATGATCGTCGGCGCGACGAACTTCGTGTTGCTCTACGCGGTCGCCCGCGGATCGTACGCACGGCCGCTCGAGTCCGAGGAGTTTCGCTTCTACATCGGCGTCATCGCCGTCTTCGGAGCGATCGTCTCGGTACTCATCGGCCTCGCCGGCGACACCGTGGGCTACGAGGCGACGCTCAGACACGGCCTGTTCAACGTCGTCTCGATGGTGACGACGACGGGATACGCGTCGACGAACTTCGACCTCTGGAACCCCGGCGCGAAGCACATCCTCTTTCTGGGGATGTTCGTCGGCGGCATGGCCGGCAGTACGACCTGCTCGATCAAGTCCCTGCGCTGGCTGGTGATCCTGAAGGGACTGGCTCGCAACCTCTTTCTCTCCGTCCACCCGCGAGCGGTCAGGCCCGTCCGACTCGGCGATACCGTCGTCGACGAGGACACGATCAACGACATCTTCGCCTACGTGATGCTCGCGATTCTTATCTTCTTCCTGTTGACCATCTTCATCGTCGTCGACGCGGCGCGCGATGGGATCACCGTCTCGGAATTCGAGGCTCTCGGCGCGGCCGCCTCCATCTTCCTCAACATCGGCCCCGCGTTCGGCCTGGCCGGCCCGTTCGACAACTACGCCGGCTTCCCGCTGTTCACCCGCTTCGTCATGATCTTCATGATGTGGATCGGTCGCATCGAGATCATCCCCGTACTAGTTCTCTTGCTCCCGGCCTACTGGCGCTCGTAG
- a CDS encoding methylglyoxal synthase: MVRLALIAHDEKKDDLIAFAREYEDVLADYDLIATGTTGKRLIEATDLEIDRKESGPLGGDLMIGSEVAQDLLDGIVFLRDPLTAQPHEPDISALLRICDVHDTALATNLASARYLLEGIDDVS; the protein is encoded by the coding sequence ATGGTCCGACTCGCGCTCATCGCCCACGACGAGAAGAAAGACGACCTCATCGCCTTCGCCCGCGAGTACGAGGACGTACTCGCCGACTACGACCTCATCGCGACAGGCACGACCGGCAAACGGTTGATCGAGGCGACCGATCTCGAGATCGACCGGAAGGAGTCGGGGCCCCTCGGCGGCGACCTGATGATCGGGAGCGAGGTTGCTCAAGACCTTCTCGACGGGATCGTCTTTCTGCGCGATCCGCTCACGGCCCAGCCCCACGAGCCCGACATCTCGGCACTCCTGCGGATCTGTGACGTCCATGACACCGCCTTGGCGACGAATCTCGCGAGCGCACGATACCTGCTTGAAGGAATTGACGACGTATCGTAA
- a CDS encoding VOC family protein, whose product MDGDDLPPMRVDHTGIVVESIPEAEPLLFALGCEKIHEEPSMYGSFTWATYVLGGASRLELIAPQPGSNSFLTDYLEEHGPGLHHVTLEVADLEAAVEALEAAGVSVIDHNEFETWGEAFVSPANPTGVLFQLMEYYEGYAAERDAGCRLFVDGTPLE is encoded by the coding sequence ATGGACGGGGACGACCTGCCGCCGATGCGCGTCGATCACACCGGAATCGTCGTCGAATCCATTCCGGAGGCCGAACCGCTCCTGTTCGCCCTCGGCTGTGAGAAGATTCACGAGGAACCGAGCATGTACGGGTCGTTCACCTGGGCGACCTACGTCCTTGGCGGCGCCTCCCGACTCGAACTCATTGCCCCACAACCGGGGTCGAACTCGTTTCTGACCGACTACCTCGAGGAACACGGCCCCGGCCTCCACCACGTCACCCTCGAGGTGGCTGACCTCGAGGCCGCAGTCGAGGCGCTCGAGGCGGCGGGCGTGTCGGTCATCGACCACAACGAGTTCGAGACGTGGGGCGAGGCGTTCGTCTCCCCGGCGAATCCCACGGGCGTCCTCTTTCAGCTGATGGAGTACTACGAAGGGTACGCCGCCGAGCGGGACGCGGGCTGTCGATTGTTCGTCGACGGAACACCTCTCGAGTGA
- a CDS encoding aldehyde dehydrogenase family protein, translating to MSYTGPTDLYIDGEWTGGEDGGRIESVDPANETTYATVAAASEADVDAAVSAADAALERGSEWASLDPAERAAYLQAFADQLEDWKDEIALVESHDNGKTQFEATLEVGMVIDTFRYYAGWADKLAGDQIPVPGDRLDYTIREPVGVTGHIVPWNYPFQLAGRSLAPALACGNTAVVKPSSQTPLSALYYAKAAEEVGFPDGVLNVVPGRGSVAGAALAEHEGVDHVAFTGSTEIGKRVMGQAADSVTGVTLELGGKGPNVIFPDADLEAASKGVHYGIFMNAGQMCWAGSRLVVHEDVHDEVVDSVVAGAENTPLGNGIDDDARMGPLVSESHRDEVADYVETALEEGATVATGGEIPAREGYFLEPTVLTDVTNDMTVAREEIFGPVLSVIEVADEEEALEVANDSPYGLLAGVWTNDLSRAHRFARDLEYGMVSVNEYPVTFPQTPFGGVKESGEGREQGAEAIGEYTQAKNVNINFE from the coding sequence ATGAGCTACACGGGTCCAACGGACCTCTACATCGACGGCGAATGGACCGGCGGCGAAGACGGCGGGCGGATCGAATCGGTCGATCCGGCGAACGAGACGACCTACGCGACGGTCGCGGCGGCGAGTGAAGCAGACGTCGACGCTGCCGTGTCGGCAGCCGACGCCGCGCTCGAGCGCGGCAGCGAGTGGGCCTCCCTCGACCCCGCCGAGCGCGCCGCGTACCTGCAGGCGTTTGCGGACCAGCTCGAGGATTGGAAGGACGAAATCGCGCTCGTCGAATCCCACGACAACGGCAAGACGCAGTTCGAGGCGACCCTCGAGGTTGGGATGGTCATCGACACGTTCCGGTACTACGCCGGCTGGGCGGACAAGCTCGCGGGCGACCAGATTCCAGTCCCGGGTGACCGCCTCGATTACACCATCCGCGAACCCGTCGGCGTGACGGGCCACATCGTCCCGTGGAACTACCCGTTCCAGCTGGCGGGGCGCAGCCTCGCGCCCGCGCTGGCCTGTGGCAATACCGCGGTCGTCAAGCCCTCGAGCCAGACGCCCCTCTCCGCGCTGTATTACGCGAAGGCCGCCGAGGAAGTCGGGTTCCCCGATGGCGTGCTCAATGTCGTCCCCGGCCGTGGAAGCGTCGCCGGTGCGGCGCTGGCCGAACACGAGGGTGTCGACCACGTGGCCTTCACGGGCAGTACGGAGATCGGCAAGCGCGTGATGGGCCAGGCCGCCGACAGTGTCACCGGCGTTACGCTCGAACTCGGCGGGAAGGGACCGAACGTCATCTTCCCCGACGCGGACCTCGAGGCTGCATCGAAGGGCGTCCACTACGGCATCTTCATGAACGCCGGGCAGATGTGCTGGGCAGGCTCCCGGCTGGTCGTCCACGAGGACGTCCACGACGAAGTCGTCGATAGCGTCGTCGCTGGCGCCGAGAACACGCCGCTGGGGAACGGTATCGACGACGACGCGCGGATGGGCCCGCTCGTCAGCGAGAGTCACCGGGACGAGGTCGCCGACTACGTCGAAACCGCCCTCGAGGAGGGAGCGACCGTCGCAACCGGCGGCGAGATCCCTGCCCGAGAGGGCTACTTCCTCGAGCCGACCGTGCTCACGGACGTGACCAACGACATGACCGTCGCCCGCGAGGAGATTTTCGGACCGGTGCTCTCGGTCATCGAGGTCGCAGACGAGGAAGAGGCCCTCGAGGTCGCCAACGACTCACCCTACGGCCTGCTCGCGGGGGTCTGGACGAACGACCTTTCGCGAGCCCACCGCTTCGCCCGCGACCTCGAGTACGGAATGGTGAGCGTCAACGAGTATCCAGTCACCTTCCCACAGACGCCGTTCGGCGGCGTCAAGGAGAGCGGCGAGGGCCGCGAGCAGGGTGCCGAAGCTATCGGCGAGTACACACAGGCGAAGAACGTGAACATCAACTTCGAGTAG
- the paaK gene encoding phenylacetate--CoA ligase PaaK, producing the protein MVASDERLPREERRELQTKRLRETVERVRENVPFYDERLTAAGVTADDIETLEDVTKLPFTTKADFRDTYPDGLFAVDDEDIVRIHASSGTTGKPKIVAYTVGDLELWNEVMERAMRAAELGPDDTVQNAYGYGLFTGGLGFHAGAESLGATVIPTSSGNTQRQVELAADLESDALCCTPSYALYFAERAEEMGVDPRELPLSIVLYGAEPCTEPMREAIEERLGVTGIENYGLSELIGPGVAVECAHAQDGLHIQTDHFYPEVVDPDSGEPLPPGEEGELVLTSLTKEALPVLRYRTGDMTALIDEPCDCGRTTIRMDGVTGRADDLLIVRGVNLYPSQLEAVILEFDAVAPQYRIDLYREDALDRLEVTVELERGFDGDEEALRDRLLEAISSTLSLTPDTLALVEYGSIERTEVGKVKRVYDHR; encoded by the coding sequence ATGGTCGCATCCGACGAACGGCTCCCGAGGGAGGAACGCCGGGAACTGCAGACGAAGCGGCTCCGCGAGACCGTCGAACGCGTTCGCGAGAACGTCCCATTTTACGACGAACGGCTCACAGCGGCTGGCGTCACGGCCGACGACATCGAGACGCTCGAGGACGTCACCAAACTGCCGTTCACGACGAAAGCCGACTTTCGAGACACCTACCCCGACGGCCTGTTCGCCGTCGACGACGAAGACATCGTCCGTATCCACGCCTCCTCGGGAACCACCGGAAAGCCGAAGATCGTCGCCTACACCGTGGGCGACCTCGAGCTCTGGAACGAGGTGATGGAACGAGCGATGCGAGCCGCCGAACTCGGGCCGGACGACACGGTCCAGAACGCCTACGGCTACGGGCTCTTTACGGGTGGCCTCGGCTTTCACGCCGGAGCGGAGTCGCTCGGGGCGACGGTGATCCCGACGAGCAGCGGCAACACCCAGCGCCAGGTCGAACTCGCCGCGGATCTCGAGAGCGACGCGCTCTGTTGTACGCCCTCCTACGCGCTGTACTTCGCCGAACGGGCCGAGGAGATGGGCGTCGATCCGCGGGAACTCCCGCTGTCGATCGTCCTCTACGGCGCCGAACCCTGTACCGAGCCGATGCGGGAGGCCATCGAGGAGCGCCTCGGCGTCACGGGCATCGAGAACTACGGCCTCTCGGAACTGATCGGCCCCGGCGTCGCCGTCGAGTGCGCCCACGCCCAGGACGGCCTGCATATCCAGACCGACCACTTCTACCCCGAGGTGGTCGACCCCGACTCCGGCGAACCCTTGCCGCCCGGTGAGGAAGGCGAACTCGTGCTCACCTCGCTCACGAAGGAAGCCCTGCCCGTCCTCCGGTACCGGACCGGCGACATGACCGCCCTGATCGACGAACCCTGTGACTGCGGCCGGACGACGATCCGAATGGACGGCGTCACCGGCCGCGCCGACGACCTGCTGATCGTCCGCGGCGTCAACCTCTACCCCAGCCAGCTCGAGGCCGTGATCCTCGAGTTCGACGCCGTCGCCCCCCAGTACCGGATCGACCTCTACCGCGAGGACGCGCTCGACCGACTCGAGGTGACGGTGGAACTCGAGCGCGGGTTCGACGGGGACGAAGAAGCGCTCCGAGACCGGTTGCTCGAGGCGATCTCGAGCACGCTCTCGTTGACGCCCGACACGCTCGCCCTCGTCGAGTACGGCTCGATCGAGCGAACCGAGGTCGGGAAGGTCAAGCGAGTGTACGATCACCGCTGA
- the paaE gene encoding 1,2-phenylacetyl-CoA epoxidase subunit PaaE: protein MRETDPSVMTSGEASGAECPYCESTDTVREHPKGPSLCRSMHYCNECQQPFEKFE from the coding sequence ATGCGCGAAACCGATCCGTCCGTGATGACGAGCGGCGAAGCGTCGGGAGCGGAGTGTCCGTACTGTGAATCGACGGACACCGTCCGCGAGCATCCGAAGGGGCCGTCGCTGTGTCGCTCGATGCACTACTGCAACGAGTGCCAGCAGCCGTTCGAGAAGTTCGAGTGA
- the paaD gene encoding 1,2-phenylacetyl-CoA epoxidase subunit PaaD yields the protein MDPESEATPCSYTDYRSGEAVEDLPATGEGATGVEAAVWDALYGVEDPEMPVSIVDLGLIYGLVVEDGHATVDMTLTYSGCPARDMLQDEIRETVADVDGVESVDLRLVWSPGWTIEMVTEQGRSDLREFGLSI from the coding sequence CTGGACCCCGAGAGCGAGGCGACCCCGTGTTCGTACACCGACTACCGCTCCGGCGAGGCCGTCGAGGACCTCCCGGCGACCGGCGAGGGCGCGACGGGCGTCGAGGCCGCCGTCTGGGACGCCCTCTACGGAGTCGAAGATCCCGAGATGCCGGTCAGCATCGTCGACCTCGGCCTGATCTACGGGCTCGTAGTCGAAGACGGTCACGCGACAGTCGACATGACGCTGACGTACTCGGGCTGTCCCGCACGGGACATGCTCCAGGACGAAATCCGAGAGACTGTCGCGGACGTCGACGGCGTCGAGTCGGTCGACCTCCGGCTCGTCTGGAGCCCCGGCTGGACTATCGAGATGGTGACCGAACAGGGCCGATCCGACCTGCGAGAATTTGGGTTGAGCATCTAA
- the paaC gene encoding 1,2-phenylacetyl-CoA epoxidase subunit PaaC: MASAESVTADDLSADERDALEALLLRLADDEFVLAERYTEWQVRSPTLESDLALSNNAQDELGHARLWYDVLEDLGYEEHELIYEREADAWRHSTLVERPFPEGDWADAIVRHYLYDVAEKRRLEALEDSAYPKLADRVGKIQAEERYHLEHAQNWMERLADDEGDDGGRERLQQAVDRLFPYALTLFAPVDDETEAAIEEAGFRDATLEELATDWASEVVPFLEGLGLDVPIGEDDVLDLDPDLARGRDGDHTDAWADLREEFTSTYRELGRSEATKIMEKPE; encoded by the coding sequence ATGGCGAGTGCCGAATCCGTCACGGCCGACGACCTCTCGGCCGACGAACGAGACGCCCTCGAGGCACTATTGCTCCGGCTGGCGGACGACGAGTTCGTCCTCGCCGAGCGCTACACCGAGTGGCAGGTCCGCTCGCCCACCCTCGAGTCCGACCTCGCGCTGTCGAACAACGCCCAGGACGAACTGGGCCACGCCCGCCTCTGGTACGACGTGCTCGAGGACCTGGGCTACGAGGAACACGAACTCATCTACGAGCGCGAGGCCGACGCCTGGCGCCACAGCACCCTCGTCGAGCGGCCGTTCCCCGAGGGCGACTGGGCAGACGCCATCGTCCGCCACTACCTCTACGACGTGGCCGAGAAGCGTCGCCTCGAGGCGCTCGAGGACTCGGCGTACCCGAAACTCGCTGACCGCGTCGGCAAGATCCAGGCCGAGGAGCGCTACCACCTGGAGCACGCCCAGAACTGGATGGAACGGCTGGCTGACGACGAGGGAGACGACGGCGGCCGAGAACGCCTCCAGCAGGCCGTCGACCGGCTGTTCCCGTACGCGCTGACCCTGTTCGCCCCCGTCGACGACGAAACCGAAGCGGCGATCGAGGAGGCCGGCTTCCGCGACGCCACGCTCGAGGAGCTGGCCACCGACTGGGCGAGCGAGGTCGTGCCGTTCCTCGAGGGACTGGGACTCGACGTGCCGATCGGCGAGGACGATGTCCTCGATCTCGATCCGGACCTGGCGCGCGGGCGCGACGGCGACCACACCGACGCCTGGGCGGACCTCCGCGAGGAGTTCACTAGCACCTACCGCGAACTGGGTCGCTCGGAGGCGACGAAGATCATGGAGAAACCGGAGTAA
- the paaB gene encoding 1,2-phenylacetyl-CoA epoxidase subunit PaaB — MIWEVFRQEEQGGYHTHCGNVHAPDREMARQFAAIQHGRRKATNSLWVVPKEEVAEIDADETSFGGTTDKSYRWGPTYKSDVDHAAEVIESDKEQEAAERQRSKAQGDD; from the coding sequence ATGATCTGGGAAGTATTCCGACAGGAAGAGCAAGGTGGGTACCACACCCACTGCGGCAACGTCCACGCGCCCGACCGCGAGATGGCCAGGCAGTTCGCGGCCATCCAGCACGGCCGGCGCAAGGCGACCAACAGCCTCTGGGTCGTCCCGAAGGAAGAGGTCGCCGAAATCGACGCCGACGAGACTTCCTTCGGCGGCACGACCGACAAGAGCTACCGCTGGGGGCCGACCTACAAGTCCGACGTCGACCACGCCGCCGAGGTCATCGAATCGGACAAAGAACAGGAAGCCGCCGAACGACAGCGCTCGAAAGCGCAGGGTGACGACTGA
- the paaA gene encoding 1,2-phenylacetyl-CoA epoxidase subunit PaaA translates to MDIDTVKERAGPREFSPADDMPLEYREAATRMIEFHANSEIMGAYLERPFIRQAPSIDRKLAFSAKVQDEIGHGQLLYRAAESLGVKTREEMLDDLANGKGKFLNCFHYPMDSWVETPMIAFFVDGAAMRRQATLRRTSWEPYAHAMDKVCFEEGFHVKHGESILAELMTGSKKEQEMTQEAFETWWPRIIQFFGPTNDKSTHHDFSAAVGLKAQSNDDLRSMFLREYIPKAERYGLEIPDEPRIRETDSGYEVVEDDLDWDEFFQIAKNDYEPGLGQIDGRKQAQGAVQWVRDSLEWENRPAGSPKPQAAD, encoded by the coding sequence ATGGACATCGACACCGTCAAAGAACGGGCCGGGCCGCGGGAGTTCAGCCCCGCGGACGACATGCCCCTCGAGTACCGGGAGGCCGCCACCCGGATGATCGAGTTCCACGCCAACAGCGAGATCATGGGGGCGTACCTCGAGCGGCCGTTCATTCGACAGGCACCGAGTATCGACCGCAAACTGGCCTTCTCGGCGAAGGTGCAGGACGAGATCGGCCACGGGCAGTTGCTCTACCGCGCGGCTGAGTCGCTGGGCGTGAAAACGCGCGAAGAGATGCTCGACGACCTGGCCAACGGGAAGGGGAAGTTCCTCAACTGCTTCCACTACCCGATGGACAGCTGGGTCGAGACGCCGATGATCGCCTTCTTCGTCGACGGCGCGGCGATGCGCCGCCAGGCGACGCTCCGCCGGACGAGCTGGGAGCCCTACGCCCACGCCATGGACAAGGTGTGCTTCGAGGAGGGGTTCCACGTCAAACACGGCGAGAGCATCCTCGCGGAGTTGATGACTGGCTCGAAGAAGGAACAGGAGATGACCCAGGAGGCCTTCGAGACCTGGTGGCCCCGGATCATCCAGTTCTTCGGGCCGACCAACGACAAGAGCACCCACCACGACTTCTCCGCCGCGGTGGGACTCAAAGCGCAGTCCAACGACGACCTGCGCTCGATGTTCCTCCGGGAGTACATCCCGAAGGCCGAGCGCTACGGCCTCGAGATCCCCGACGAGCCACGCATCCGCGAGACCGACAGCGGCTACGAGGTCGTCGAGGACGACCTTGACTGGGACGAGTTCTTCCAGATTGCGAAGAACGACTACGAACCCGGTCTCGGCCAGATCGACGGCCGCAAGCAGGCCCAGGGCGCCGTCCAGTGGGTCCGTGACAGTCTCGAGTGGGAGAACCGACCGGCCGGAAGTCCGAAACCACAGGCGGCTGACTGA